One window of Bactrocera tryoni isolate S06 chromosome 2, CSIRO_BtryS06_freeze2, whole genome shotgun sequence genomic DNA carries:
- the LOC120769286 gene encoding elongation factor Ts, mitochondrial, which yields MLLQQFTRAFHTTRIALAGVEKSALATLRKKTGYTFANCKKALEKHNNDINAAEKWLNEQAQSMGWSKATKLAERTTAQGLVGVLIHGNIGAMVEVNCETDFVARNEHFKNFVDHVSRICAKYTETTDFDGDLWKLGFEAEALKNLRMADGKTLGDHLALLIGTVGENASIKRAICFKTSNDLQLAGYAHPTATNVAAAENTTQIGKYGTIVAFRGSEVDDELQKNLCQHIVGLNPVKIGEEGKDKPVANKDDETCLIHQEYLLDPDRTVNEVLKENNVTIIDYQRYECGEATKNERLEQAEVSN from the exons ATGTTGCTGCAACAATTCACCCGCGCATTCCACACCACACGTATAGCCTTAGCCGGTGTTGAGAAGAGTGCTTTGGCCACGCTGCGCAAGAAGACCGGCTACACATTCGCCAATTGCAAGAAAGCACTGgaaaaacataataacgacatcAATGCA GCTGAAAAATGGTTGAACGAACAAGCCCAAAGTATGGGTTGGTCAAAAGCCACAAAACTTGCTGAAAGAACAACAGCTCAGGGTTTAGTAGGTGTACTTATTCATGGCAACATCGGTGCTATGGTGGAAGTCAACTGTGaaaccgactttgttgcacgCAACGAGCATTTCAAGAATTTTGTCGATCACGTGTCACGCATTTGTGCCAAGTACACTGAAACTACAGATTTCGATGGAGATTTATGGAAG CTCGGATTCGAAGCTGAAGCGCTGAAGAACCTCCGGATGGCAGATGGCAAAACACTAGGAGACCACCTGGCATTACTCATTGGTACTGTGGGAGAAAATGCTTCAATTAAACGTGCGATATGCTTTAAGACCAGCAATGATTTACAGTTAGCCGGGTATGCTCACCCGACAGCCACGAATGTGGCTGCAGCCGAGAACACTACGCAAATCGGCAAATATGGAACAATTGTGGCTTTCCGTGGTTCTGAAGTCGATgatgaacttcaaaaaaatcttTGCCAGCATATTGTTGGTCTAAACCCCGTGAAGATTGGCGAAGAAGGAAAGGATAAACCAGTGGCTAATAAAGATGACGAGACATGTCTCATACACCAAGAGTACTTGCTAGACCCCGATCGCACAGTAAACGAAGTCCTAAAGGAAAATAACGTGACAATCATCGATTATCAGCGATACGAATGCGGGGAGGCAACAAAAAATGAGCGCTTAGAACAGGCTGAAGTAAGCAATTAA